The genome window TCCAACAAGTAATTTGTTGGATTTTTTTGTTATTTCAAAACTGGAATTTCGATATAAGAATCGTGATAAATTCGTTGTGTTTGTTTCAAGAAATCTTTCGCAGTTGTTTCGTAAACATTCATAAATTGTTGCGGATTACGGTCGGCTAAAGGAAACCATGTATTCTGAACTTGAATCATGATACGATGTCCTTTCTTGAAAGTATGTCCAACATCTGGCATAGAATACGTCACATTTGTTTTCTGATTAGGAACCATTGCTTCAGGTTTTTCAAAACTATTGCGGTACTTTCCTCGCATAATTTCGGCACGAATCAAATTTTGATATCCAGCCATCAATTTTCCATTATATTTTGGTGTGTCTTCAGGGAAAACATCAATCAATTTTACTACATAATCAGCATCTGTTCCCGTTGATGAAACAAATAGATGATTGATAATTGGACCTGTAATCGTCATATCTTCAGTTAAAATGTCGGTTTGATAAACCATAACATCAGGACGAGTTGACGCAAATCGTTGATCATCGACCATATATTCTCGCGGACGACTTTCTAAAACACCACCTTGATACGGAACTGGATTATTTGGATCTGCTACATATTCATCAAAACTTGCGTTATTAGTCTGTTGAAAAGATATTTTTCCGTTAGCTTGTAAATACATTTTCTGCGTTGTCACATTCTTTGGAGGCCAATTATCAAACTGTTTCCATTCATTAGAACCTGTGATAAAAATTTGCGCTTCTGTTGGTTTGAAATTTCCTTTGTCTTTTAAATAATAATTGAAAAAAGGTAACTCAATTTGTTGCTGATAATATTCTCCTGTTGGCGTTCCAAATTGCATATCACCAAATGTATCGGCTTTAGAGCGAACCCAACCACCATGAAACCAAGGTCCAGCTACCAAAATATTTGTTGCATTCGGATTTTGCTTTTCAATTGCTTTATAGGTTTCAAATGCACCATAAACATCTTCTGCATCAAAGAAACCACCAACCGTCATCACAGCAGGTTTCACATTGGTAAGATGTGGTAAAGGGTTTCGATCTTGCCAAAATTGATCATAATCAGGATGTGCAAACAAATCATTGTAGAATTTGATATTATCTTGGAAATATTTATCCTTCAATTCCTTTACAGATCCACCTTCCAAATAAAAACGGTAATTATCTTTGATTGGATATTCTAAAGATTTCGGACCTTTATCTGGTGTAATTGGTTGCGGACGTTTAACACCAAATGATGACATAAATTTGAAAGAATCATTTAGAAATAAAACACCATTGTGATGAAAATCGTCGCCTAAAAACCAATTCGTAACTGGTGCTTGTGGTGAAACAGCTTTCAGCGTTGGATGCGAATTAACCAAACTCATTGTCGAATAAAAACCAGGATAAGAAATTCCATAAATTCCAGCTTTTTGGTTGTAATTTTTCATGTTTTTTGCCAACCATTCCAACGTGTCGTACGTATCTGTACTTTCGTCTATTGCCTTTTTATTTTTCGTTTTATTAACTGGTCGTACATCTTCAAATTCACCCTCGCTCATCCATTTTCCTCTCACATCTTGGTATACGAATATAAATCCTTCGCGCATTTCTGCAGGGAAATTTCCAAGCGATTTTTTATACTCATTTGCTCCGTAAGGCGCCACTGTATAAGGCGTTCGATTAAGTAAAACAGGATATTTCTTGGTTTGATCTTTTGGCGTATAAATAGCTGTAAACAATTTCGTTCCATCTCGCATCGGAATCAATTGTTCGGTCTTTTCATAATGCTCTCTAACATAGGCAGAATCTGCTTTTGCATCTTGCGCATAGCTAATTCCACTCATCAAAATAAGACTAAGTAGAGTTGCTTTTTGAGTAAATTTTTTCACGTGTTTATCAATTTTACAATACTATAAATGTAAAAAACTTTTATTTTTTAAAAGTACAAATCGAATTATTTTCTATAAATGATTTCAATATCGATAAAGTTTTAATTATTTTTTATGAATTCGAAAATTCGAACACTTTTTTTGATTAAATTAGTTAGCCAAAATTAATTGAAATGAAGTTAACTGCAAAAGCAACAATTCAAATTCAGAAATCTAAAAATGAAGTTTTTGATGCGATTGTTAATCCAAATAAAATGAATCAATATTTTATTGCTTCTTCATCAGGAGCTATCGAAACTGGAAAAATTGTTGAATGGAAATTTCCTGAGTTTGATGATATTTTTCCTGTAATGGGAGGCGATTTAAAACAAGATGAATACATTTCTTTTGATTGGAGCGGTGGAGTTGATGATATGCTGGTGGAGATTTTTCTCGAAAAAGGAGAAAATGATTCGACAATTGTTAAAGTCATTGAACATGAAATGAATGATGATGAAGCTGGAATTAAGCAATTGATGGGACAAACAGAAGGTTGGGCGAATTTCTTGGCTTGTCTGAAAGCTTATCTCGAATACGGAATTAATTTGCGCAAAGGTGCTTTTGATTTTATGAAACCTTAAAAATCAACAAAAAACTATACGTATGATTACAATCGAAACAATAATAAATGCTCCAATAGATCAGGTTTGGAAAGCTTTTAATTCTCCTGAAGATATTGTAAAATGGAATCAAGCTTCTGATGATTGGCATTGTCCTAAAGCAGAAAATGATTTGCAAGTTGGTGGAAAATTAAACAGTACGATGGCTGCAAAAGATGGTAGTTTTCAATTCGAATTTGAAGCTAAATATGACGAAATCATTCCAAATAAATTTATTCGTTATTACATTGCAGATGGTCGCAAGGTTGAAATAAATTTTCATGAAGAGAATAATTTAACCAAAATCACAGAAAAATTTGAACCAGAAAGTCAAAATCCTACTGAAATGCAGACACAAGGTTGGCAAGCTATTTTGAATAGTTTCAAGAATTATGTTGAATCGAAAAGCTAAAAATAGTTGAAGATGGATGAAAATAAATCGAAAATTGGTCAAATGGTTTGGGCTGATTTAACTGTTGAAAATTCGACTGAATTAAAAGATTTTTACAAAGAAGTTGTTGGTTGGGAAGTCAAAAATGTTGCGATGAAAGATGATGAAGAGGAATACAATGATTATACAATGATGTCTTCTTCAGAAAATGCGGCTGGTGGAGTTTGTACGAAACGTGGCATGAATAAAGGAATTCCATCACAATGGATTATGTACATTAGTGTAGATAATGTTGCGGAAAGTTTGCAAAAAGCGTTGGAAATGGGAGGGAAATCTATTCATGAGATTAAAAATAAAGAAGGAAATCTTCAATTTGCAATTGTAGAAGATCCTGCTGGAGCTGTTTTTGGATTAGCAAATGCTTAAAATATGAAAAAAGTATCGTTTACAGAAGTTATTTATGCGCAGCCTAAGCATGTGCATAAAGTAATGATTGCACCAGATTCGTATAAAATTTGGACAACGCCGTTTAGTGAAACTTCAGATTTCAAAGGAGATTGGTCCGAAGGTTCTCATGTTTATTTCACTTATGAAACCGAAAAAGGTTCGGCTGCGATGATTGCTACAATAGATGAAAATATTGTAGGAAAATCAATCAAAATGCGTCATATCGGAAAGCTGAACGAAGATGGTCAAGAGATTTTTGATGGACCAGAAATTGATGTGTGGAAAAATACAGAAGAAACGTATAAATTGGAAGATGTAGAAGGTCATACACGATTAACTTGTTCGGTAGAAATAGATGATCAGGTTTTTCCAGAAACTCAAGTCAGAGAAATGTGGATAAATGCACTACGCAAGCTGAAAGAGATTTGCGAGGATTAATGATGATGACAAATAATTTTACAACTATTGATGAATATATTCTTGGGTTTGATCAAGCCAAACAAGATATTTTAGAAAACGTAAGAAAAATTATTCACGAAGCTGTACCACAAGCAACAGAAACGATTAATTATAAAATGCCCACTTTCCGATTGAATGGAAATGTAATTCATTTTGCGATGTTCAAAAATCATGTAGGAATTTATCCTGGAGCAGAAACAATCGAACATTTTCAAAATGATTTAACCGATTATAAAACATCAAAAGGAGCAATACAACTTCCTTTGGATAAGGCTTTACCAAAGAAGTTATTGAAGGAAATTGTGTTGTATAAAGTTAATTTGATGAAGAATCAAAAATCTGGAGAATGGACAAAATACAATGGTAATTGGGTTGAAGCGAATGAGAAAATTCAACAAGTTGTAAATGAAACAGAATTGGTAAAAGAGTTTAAATGGGGTGGAGATATTTATACGTTCAACAAGAAAAATGTGTTGGCATTTAGTGGTTTTAAAAATCATTTTGCGTTGTGGTTTCACAATGGCGTTTTCTTGAAAGATCAATACAAAGTTTTGGTGAACGCAAATGTGGAAAAAACGAAAGCTTTACGTCAATGGAGATTTAATTCTGCTGATGAAATTGATGTCGAAAAAGTAAGAGAATATGTCTTAGAAGCGATTCAATTGCTGAAAGATGGAAAGGAAATAAAGCCTCAAAAATCTGTACCAAAAGAAGTTAATGGAATTTTGAAAGAAACTCTAAATCAGGATGATAAATTATTTACTTCATTTAAAATTTTAAGTCCTGGAAAGCAAAAAGAATACATCGAATATATTGATGAAGCAAAACAAGAAAAAACGAAAATTTCTCGCATCGAAAAAATAAAACCTATGATTATGGAAGGCAAAGGTTTGAATGATAAATACCGAAAATAATGCAATACGAAGTCGCAAATTTAGAAGAATATTTAACGTCAATTCCTGTAGAAAGAAAAGAAGCTATTGAGAAATTAATTAAAATTTTGGCAGATAATTTACCCGTTGGTTTCGAGTTGCAGTTGAGCTATGGTCATCTTGGGTTTGTTGTGCCGCATTCACTTTATCCGAATGGTTATCATTGCGATCCGAAATCGCCGTTGCCGTTTATCAATATCGCTTCTCAAAAGAATTTTATTGCGTTATATCACATGGGAATTTATATGGACGACAAATTGCTGAATTGGTTTGTCGCCGAATATCCAAAATACTCGAAACGTAAATTAGATATGGGAAAAAGTTGTATTCGTTTCAAAAAAGTGGAGGATATTCCATTCGAATTAATCGGAGAATTAGCGCAAAGAATTACGCCACAACAATGGATAGAAAATTATGAAAAAGTACTACTTACTCGAAAAAAATAAATCATGTCACAAATCGTTAAATTTTTAAAAAAATTAGAAAAAAATAATAACCGCGAATGGTTTACGGAGCACAAAGTTGAATTTGATACGGCGAAAGCTGAAGCAGATTCAATTTTCAATGCGATTTACCAAGAATTAACTAAAAAGAAAGAATTAGAACCGCTCAAAATTTATAGAATTTACAGAGATGTTCGTTTTTCTCACGATAAAACTCCTTATAAAACTCATTTTTCTGCACAAACAGGTCGTAAAAAACCACTTAATAGAGGTGGATATTATTTTCATATTCAACCGAATCATAATTTTATTGGTGTTGGTTTTTGGGGACCAGAACGTGAAGATTTGCTTCGTATTAGAAAAGATATTGAAGTTTCGGATGAATTAGCAAAGATTTTGCAATCAAAAATGATTCAGAAAGAATTTGGAGAAATGCAAGGAGATGAAGTGAAATCTGCGCCAAAAGGATTTTCTAAAGATCATGAAAGAATTGAGTTGTTGCGTAAAAAGCAATATTTGTTTATTAAGAATTTTACAGATGAAGAAGTTTTAGCAAAAGATTTTCCACAAAAAGTAGCAAAATCAATTCAAGTTCTTCAACCATTTTTAGATTATATGACCGAGGTTTTAACAACCGATGAAAATGGTCAACCATTATATTAAAAAAATAATCACAAAAAATACAATATTATGGCTAAAGTACACGCTTACTTAAATTTTAACGGAGATTGCGAAAAGGCATTTCAGTTTTATGAAACTGTTTTTGAAACGCAAAATATTGGGATGTATAAAATGGGTGATATGCCGCCAAGTCCAGAATTTCAGATTCCAGATAGTGCAAAGGATAAAGTTTCGCATGTGGCATTGTTTATTAATGAAACAACAATGTTAATGGGTTCTGATATTATTGAAGAATTTGGACATCAATACAAAGCTGGAAATAACAATTACATTATGCTTGATGTCGATAATCCTGCAGAAGCGCATCAATTATATGATCGTCTTTCGGTAAATGCAAAATCATTAGAAATGCCTTTGGCAGAACAGTTTTTTGCTGAGCTTTATGCGTCTTTTATTGATCAATTTGGAACACCTTGGATGATTCATTTTGAAGGAAATAAAGCACATTCGATGTAATTATTAAGATAGATAAATAACAAAAACCTCTCAACTTTGAGAGGTTTTTGTTTATACATTTACATTTGTTGCTTGTAACATAAGTTGATGAAGATCTGTATTTTTTACAAATGGCTTTAACAAATCACTTCCAGGTCCATACATTGCCAATTCTACGTAATCGCCCGAGTGATCCATACTTATCCAACCAACATTGTTGCGTTTTTTCTGAATTTCAGAGAAAAATTTGAATGGAAGTTTTTTGAAATTATACAATCCTTCTTCTTTATCCAAACCTTTGTAAAAATCTAACATATGTTTTGCTTCATCATCTGTCAAACTAAAACCATTTGTTTCGACAATCCAATCTTTGATTTCTTGTAAGTTAAAATCTTCGTGAATTTCATTCAAAATATGTTCGTTGGTATATCTATAATTAACAATACTTTCAAAATTTTTGTTTACATCAGCTCCATAAATTGTTCCTGGATTTGCATTTCCGTGATCAGTTGTGATGATAACTAATGTATTTCCATCCTTTTCAGCAAAATCCATTACAGTTTTGATAGTTTCATCAAATGCAAGTTGATCATTAATTAATCCTGCAACATCATTCGCATGCGCTGCCCAATCTACTTTTCCCGCTTCTACTTGCAATACAAAACCATTTTGATGACTTTTCAAATTATCAATCGCAACCTTAGTCATTTCTGCAAGCGTAGGAATAGATTTATTTTTTGAGAGATTTTTATGGTCAATTGCATAAGGAATTGCTCCAGTATTGAAAATTCCCAATAAAGATATATTGTTTTGAGATTTTGCTAATTCTTCCTTTGTTTTCGCAATTTGATAACCTTTTTTCTTATAAACCGTATACAGATCTTTCTTGTCTTCTCTTTTGGCTGAATTAAAAAATTCGTCACCGCCACCTAATAAAACATCAATACCAATTTCGGCATATTTTTCAGCAATCTCTGGCTCAGCATTTCTACTAGCAGAATTCACACAAAAACCAGCAGGAGTTGCATGAGTAATCGTAACCGTTGTCACACAACCCGTTCTTTTACCAGCTTTTTTGAATTTTTGCCAAATCGGAACATGATTTTCTCCATTCGCACCAATGTTCAATACACCATTTTTTACACGAATTCCACCTCCAAAAGCAGAACTCGCAGCCGCAGAATCGGTAACAATAGAACTTGCAGAAGCAGTGTCCATCAAAGCTCTTTTTACTTTATTTTCTTCATAAAGATTAATCCAATTACCATTTTTTCCGTGTAATTGTTTGTTGTATAAATTAGCCATAGCAAGAGTCCCAGAACTCATTCCATCGCTTATCATAAAAATAATATTCTTTGTAGTATTTGTAGAAAGATTAGGTTTGATTTTATTTTGAGCAAATAAATCGAAAGGATTTAGAATTAAACCAGTAGAAACTAATGCCGATCCTCTAAGAAATTTACGTCTATCCATTTTATTGTTTTTGTAAATGAATAGATTATTTCTGAAAAGTATTTTAGCTTATTGTTAAATCTTATTAATGATACAATCTAAAACCTAATTTCAGGCATATATTGGCATGTTTATCAAACAACGCATGCACAAGCTCTTCTTCGTCATCAATTTCTTTCGCTAAACAAAAATAATATTGATCCAAAATTGTACTCAAAATTGGAGAAGGATTTACATACCCCGACAAAGCTTTTGCACCCGTCACATCAATAAAATATTGAAAACTTTCGTCTTCCAAATTTAAATTCATTGTATTCGCAAAATGAACAATTTTATCAGTTAATTTTCCTTGAAAGATCTCAGCAACTTCTTCTAAACTATAGTAATAATCATCAATTTGAATTTGATTTCCTTCGCCTTCAAAAACTAAATAAATGATTTTATAATCTCTAAAATATTTATCATGATAAAGAAGATTGGTCAAACTTTCCTCGAAGCCTTCAAAGCTATCAGTCGTTTTATAAACATTTGTAATCTGAAATTCTCGCGCCAAATGTTCCAAAAATTCCAATAATTGCGAATCATTTTGCTCTTCAATATCTGCTACAGATTCCAAACAAAACAGTTTGAAATCATCTTCGTCTTCAGTTCGTATAATATCTCTCATCTATTTTACTATTTTTCAAAGGTAAGATGTAATTTTTAAATGATTAAAATCACGCGTATAATGATTAATATTTATTAATTTAGAATTATTCTATATAAATAAATTAAATGAAAAATAATATTGATTTACAAAGCCTTGCGGAACAATTGAGTTGTCCAAATGGAGACGAAGGGATTGAAGTTGGTGAGCAAATGAGTGAAAGTAATTTTGGAATGACAAAAATGACAATAGATCATTTACAATTACAAAATCAAGAACAAATTTTAGAGTTAGGTCATGGAAATTGTAAGCATTTACCTTATGTATTGAATCAAGCACAAGGTTTAGAATATATTGGTTTAGAACTTTCACAGGTCATGAAAAATAGTGCTATCATGAACAATTCTGATTATTTGAATTCAAGTATTAGGTTTGAAATAATTATGGATGAAAGAATTCATTTTTATGAAAAACGATTTGATAAAATTTTTACGGTGAATACAATCTATTTTTGGAAAAATCCTAAACTTTTCTTGAGTGAAATTTATAGAGTCTTGAAATTCAACGGGAAATTTGCGCTTACTTTTGCTAAAAAGGAATTTATGGAAACATTGCCTTTCATTCAATTTGGCTTCAATTTGTACACAGAAGATGAAGTGATAAAACTATTGAAATCTGCTAAATTTTCGATTGAAGATACAAAAACATTTTCGGAAAGTGTGATTAGCAAAGCTGGCGAAAAAGTTGAAAGAGAGTATAGTATAATTATTGCAAAAAAGTAAAATGATTTTTATTGATAATAAACTTAATTTTTTTGAGAAAAGAATGAGCAAATAATTTCTAAAGTAGAAAGAATTAACAGAAATTTGTATCCTTATTTCAAGAATATGAAACAACCACAAAGAGTATTCGATTTACCTCGATTTCAAGAAAAAAATACACCTAACATTTCGATTTTTAATTACAAAGAAAAAGGAGAATGGAAGGGAATTTCGACAACAGATTTTATCATTCGAGTAAATAATATTTCGAAAGGTTTGATTGCAAATGGTGTTCAACCAAATGATAAAGTTGCGTTGATTAGCGAAAATCGTTTGGAATGGAATTTAGTAGATTTTGCAATTCAGCAAATTGGAGCTGTCGTTGTGGCAATTTATCCCAATATTTCGGGCAATGATTACGAATTTATCCTAAATGATGCCGAAATCAAACTTTGTTTTGTGAGCAATGATGCGTTGTATCAGCGATTATTAGGAATCAAAGATCGTATTCCAAATCTTGAACAAGTTTATACATTTAATACTTATCCGCATACACCAAATTGGATTGAGTTAATTTCGAAAGGAATTTCCATTTCTGATGAGGTTTTACAAACAAAGATGGACAATGTAAAATCTACTGATTTAGCAACTCTTATTTATACTTCTGGAACAACTGGAAATCCGAAAGGTGTGATGCTTTCTCACGAAAATTTATTAGCTGATGTTGATAGTTCCGAATATTCTTTTCCTGTAAAAGCGTATGATAAAGCGTTGTCTTTTTTACCTGCTTGTCATGCGTATGAACGCGTCTTTCAATATGTGTACATCAAAATGGGCTTACCAATTTATTTTGCGCAATCAATGGATACGATAGGGCAAGACATGAAAGAAGTTCAACCGCATATTTTTTCGGCTGTTCCACGTGTTTTAGAGAAAGTTTACGATAAAATCATGGCGACTGGAGAACAATTGACAGGAGTTAAAAGAGCTTTATTCTTTTGGGCAATTTCGTTAGGAGAACAGTATGATTTAGATGAATCGAAGCTTTCGGCTTGGTATAAATTTCAATTAAACATTGCTCGAAAATTAATTTTTTCGAAATGGAAAGCAGCGCTTGGTGG of Empedobacter falsenii contains these proteins:
- a CDS encoding SRPBCC family protein, yielding MITIETIINAPIDQVWKAFNSPEDIVKWNQASDDWHCPKAENDLQVGGKLNSTMAAKDGSFQFEFEAKYDEIIPNKFIRYYIADGRKVEINFHEENNLTKITEKFEPESQNPTEMQTQGWQAILNSFKNYVESKS
- a CDS encoding DUF2461 domain-containing protein encodes the protein MSQIVKFLKKLEKNNNREWFTEHKVEFDTAKAEADSIFNAIYQELTKKKELEPLKIYRIYRDVRFSHDKTPYKTHFSAQTGRKKPLNRGGYYFHIQPNHNFIGVGFWGPEREDLLRIRKDIEVSDELAKILQSKMIQKEFGEMQGDEVKSAPKGFSKDHERIELLRKKQYLFIKNFTDEEVLAKDFPQKVAKSIQVLQPFLDYMTEVLTTDENGQPLY
- a CDS encoding SRPBCC domain-containing protein, which gives rise to MKKVSFTEVIYAQPKHVHKVMIAPDSYKIWTTPFSETSDFKGDWSEGSHVYFTYETEKGSAAMIATIDENIVGKSIKMRHIGKLNEDGQEIFDGPEIDVWKNTEETYKLEDVEGHTRLTCSVEIDDQVFPETQVREMWINALRKLKEICED
- a CDS encoding DUF6642 family protein, whose translation is MRDIIRTEDEDDFKLFCLESVADIEEQNDSQLLEFLEHLAREFQITNVYKTTDSFEGFEESLTNLLYHDKYFRDYKIIYLVFEGEGNQIQIDDYYYSLEEVAEIFQGKLTDKIVHFANTMNLNLEDESFQYFIDVTGAKALSGYVNPSPILSTILDQYYFCLAKEIDDEEELVHALFDKHANICLKLGFRLYH
- a CDS encoding SRPBCC domain-containing protein, coding for MKLTAKATIQIQKSKNEVFDAIVNPNKMNQYFIASSSGAIETGKIVEWKFPEFDDIFPVMGGDLKQDEYISFDWSGGVDDMLVEIFLEKGENDSTIVKVIEHEMNDDEAGIKQLMGQTEGWANFLACLKAYLEYGINLRKGAFDFMKP
- a CDS encoding DUF1801 domain-containing protein, with the translated sequence MDKCTTQAERDLRGLMMMTNNFTTIDEYILGFDQAKQDILENVRKIIHEAVPQATETINYKMPTFRLNGNVIHFAMFKNHVGIYPGAETIEHFQNDLTDYKTSKGAIQLPLDKALPKKLLKEIVLYKVNLMKNQKSGEWTKYNGNWVEANEKIQQVVNETELVKEFKWGGDIYTFNKKNVLAFSGFKNHFALWFHNGVFLKDQYKVLVNANVEKTKALRQWRFNSADEIDVEKVREYVLEAIQLLKDGKEIKPQKSVPKEVNGILKETLNQDDKLFTSFKILSPGKQKEYIEYIDEAKQEKTKISRIEKIKPMIMEGKGLNDKYRK
- a CDS encoding CocE/NonD family hydrolase; translation: MKKFTQKATLLSLILMSGISYAQDAKADSAYVREHYEKTEQLIPMRDGTKLFTAIYTPKDQTKKYPVLLNRTPYTVAPYGANEYKKSLGNFPAEMREGFIFVYQDVRGKWMSEGEFEDVRPVNKTKNKKAIDESTDTYDTLEWLAKNMKNYNQKAGIYGISYPGFYSTMSLVNSHPTLKAVSPQAPVTNWFLGDDFHHNGVLFLNDSFKFMSSFGVKRPQPITPDKGPKSLEYPIKDNYRFYLEGGSVKELKDKYFQDNIKFYNDLFAHPDYDQFWQDRNPLPHLTNVKPAVMTVGGFFDAEDVYGAFETYKAIEKQNPNATNILVAGPWFHGGWVRSKADTFGDMQFGTPTGEYYQQQIELPFFNYYLKDKGNFKPTEAQIFITGSNEWKQFDNWPPKNVTTQKMYLQANGKISFQQTNNASFDEYVADPNNPVPYQGGVLESRPREYMVDDQRFASTRPDVMVYQTDILTEDMTITGPIINHLFVSSTGTDADYVVKLIDVFPEDTPKYNGKLMAGYQNLIRAEIMRGKYRNSFEKPEAMVPNQKTNVTYSMPDVGHTFKKGHRIMIQVQNTWFPLADRNPQQFMNVYETTAKDFLKQTQRIYHDSYIEIPVLK
- a CDS encoding AMP-dependent synthetase/ligase, whose product is MKQPQRVFDLPRFQEKNTPNISIFNYKEKGEWKGISTTDFIIRVNNISKGLIANGVQPNDKVALISENRLEWNLVDFAIQQIGAVVVAIYPNISGNDYEFILNDAEIKLCFVSNDALYQRLLGIKDRIPNLEQVYTFNTYPHTPNWIELISKGISISDEVLQTKMDNVKSTDLATLIYTSGTTGNPKGVMLSHENLLADVDSSEYSFPVKAYDKALSFLPACHAYERVFQYVYIKMGLPIYFAQSMDTIGQDMKEVQPHIFSAVPRVLEKVYDKIMATGEQLTGVKRALFFWAISLGEQYDLDESKLSAWYKFQLNIARKLIFSKWKAALGGNVKGIASGSATLQTRLLKLYLAAGIPIYEGYGLTEAGPCLSVNCIKRGMKIGTVGIPLIDIEIKLAEDGEILAKGKNIMQGYYKNPVATAEVLKDGWLYTGDIGEWVDNKFLKIIDRKKEMFKTSGGKYVVPQQIEKILSESNYVEQIMVVGEGRKFPAALVIPSYENCIDWAKANESSLINLPREEFLTHPKIYELIGNEINKLNVNFGNWEKIKKFHLLPYEFTIEAGELTPTLKMKRKIISEKYKKEIDGIYQ
- a CDS encoding alkaline phosphatase is translated as MDRRKFLRGSALVSTGLILNPFDLFAQNKIKPNLSTNTTKNIIFMISDGMSSGTLAMANLYNKQLHGKNGNWINLYEENKVKRALMDTASASSIVTDSAAASSAFGGGIRVKNGVLNIGANGENHVPIWQKFKKAGKRTGCVTTVTITHATPAGFCVNSASRNAEPEIAEKYAEIGIDVLLGGGDEFFNSAKREDKKDLYTVYKKKGYQIAKTKEELAKSQNNISLLGIFNTGAIPYAIDHKNLSKNKSIPTLAEMTKVAIDNLKSHQNGFVLQVEAGKVDWAAHANDVAGLINDQLAFDETIKTVMDFAEKDGNTLVIITTDHGNANPGTIYGADVNKNFESIVNYRYTNEHILNEIHEDFNLQEIKDWIVETNGFSLTDDEAKHMLDFYKGLDKEEGLYNFKKLPFKFFSEIQKKRNNVGWISMDHSGDYVELAMYGPGSDLLKPFVKNTDLHQLMLQATNVNV
- a CDS encoding VOC family protein, encoding MAKVHAYLNFNGDCEKAFQFYETVFETQNIGMYKMGDMPPSPEFQIPDSAKDKVSHVALFINETTMLMGSDIIEEFGHQYKAGNNNYIMLDVDNPAEAHQLYDRLSVNAKSLEMPLAEQFFAELYASFIDQFGTPWMIHFEGNKAHSM
- a CDS encoding VOC family protein, giving the protein MDENKSKIGQMVWADLTVENSTELKDFYKEVVGWEVKNVAMKDDEEEYNDYTMMSSSENAAGGVCTKRGMNKGIPSQWIMYISVDNVAESLQKALEMGGKSIHEIKNKEGNLQFAIVEDPAGAVFGLANA
- a CDS encoding DUF1801 domain-containing protein — its product is MQYEVANLEEYLTSIPVERKEAIEKLIKILADNLPVGFELQLSYGHLGFVVPHSLYPNGYHCDPKSPLPFINIASQKNFIALYHMGIYMDDKLLNWFVAEYPKYSKRKLDMGKSCIRFKKVEDIPFELIGELAQRITPQQWIENYEKVLLTRKK
- a CDS encoding class I SAM-dependent methyltransferase; protein product: MKNNIDLQSLAEQLSCPNGDEGIEVGEQMSESNFGMTKMTIDHLQLQNQEQILELGHGNCKHLPYVLNQAQGLEYIGLELSQVMKNSAIMNNSDYLNSSIRFEIIMDERIHFYEKRFDKIFTVNTIYFWKNPKLFLSEIYRVLKFNGKFALTFAKKEFMETLPFIQFGFNLYTEDEVIKLLKSAKFSIEDTKTFSESVISKAGEKVEREYSIIIAKK